The following proteins come from a genomic window of Micromonospora zamorensis:
- a CDS encoding NAD(P)-binding domain-containing protein, with protein sequence MDTHSADVVVIGAGQAGLSAGYHLRRTGFPPGSGFVILDGDDGPGGAWQHRWPTLVFDRVHGFHDLPGLPLPPAEPKRPAAEQVSAYFAAYERAFELPVRRPVRVRAVRSRPDGRLDVETDQDRWIARALINATGTWTRPFWPHYPGRSSFRGRQLHTADYRGPTEFAGLRVVVVGGGTSAVQLLGEVSTVAAATTWVTRRPPEFRDEEFGAELGRAAVARVDEAVRAGRPPGSVVGVTGLPVTPEVRRLRERGVLDRLPVFDRITPDGVAWADGRHVSADVILWCTGFRAAIDHLAPLGLRAPGGGITMDGTRVVADERVHLVGYGPSASTIGANRAGRAAVNEIRALLAPAPALD encoded by the coding sequence GTGGACACCCACTCCGCGGACGTCGTGGTGATCGGCGCCGGTCAGGCCGGCCTGAGCGCCGGCTACCACCTGCGCCGGACCGGCTTCCCGCCCGGCAGCGGCTTCGTCATCCTCGACGGCGACGACGGGCCGGGCGGGGCCTGGCAGCACCGCTGGCCCACACTGGTCTTCGACCGGGTGCACGGCTTCCACGACCTGCCCGGGCTGCCGCTCCCGCCCGCCGAGCCCAAGCGCCCGGCGGCCGAGCAGGTGAGCGCCTACTTCGCCGCGTACGAGAGGGCATTCGAGCTGCCGGTGCGACGGCCGGTGCGGGTACGTGCGGTGCGCTCCCGGCCGGACGGCCGGCTGGACGTGGAGACCGACCAGGACCGGTGGATCGCCCGGGCGCTGATCAACGCGACCGGCACGTGGACCCGGCCGTTCTGGCCGCACTACCCGGGTCGGTCCTCGTTTCGCGGCCGGCAGTTGCACACCGCCGACTACCGGGGCCCGACCGAGTTCGCCGGCCTGCGGGTCGTGGTCGTCGGTGGCGGGACCTCCGCCGTGCAACTGCTCGGCGAGGTGTCCACCGTCGCCGCAGCCACCACCTGGGTCACCCGCCGGCCGCCGGAGTTCCGGGACGAGGAGTTCGGCGCGGAGCTGGGCCGTGCCGCTGTCGCCCGGGTGGACGAGGCGGTCCGGGCCGGCCGCCCACCGGGCAGCGTGGTGGGCGTGACCGGGCTGCCGGTCACCCCGGAGGTACGCCGGTTGCGTGAGCGGGGCGTCCTCGACCGGCTACCCGTGTTCGACCGGATCACACCCGACGGGGTGGCCTGGGCGGACGGCCGACACGTGTCGGCGGACGTGATCCTGTGGTGCACCGGCTTCCGCGCCGCCATCGACCATCTCGCCCCGCTGGGCCTGCGCGCGCCGGGCGGCGGTATCACGATGGACGGCACCCGGGTGGTCGCCGACGAGCGCGTTCACCTGGTCGGGTACGGCCCCTCGGCCAGCACGATCGGCGCCAACCGGGCCGGCCGCGCGGCGGTCAACGAGATTCGCGCACTGCTGGCCCCGGCCCCCGCTCTCGACTGA
- a CDS encoding adhesin translates to MLTMTDNAVLVIRDLANQQDVAQDGGVRIAADTEAGSLTVELVPEPAQGDRVVDNQGARIFLDEDAAELLGDASVDATVDDEGIIQFGFTERQ, encoded by the coding sequence ATGCTCACCATGACCGATAACGCTGTGCTCGTCATCCGTGACCTCGCCAACCAGCAGGACGTCGCCCAGGACGGCGGGGTCCGCATCGCCGCCGACACCGAGGCTGGTTCGCTCACCGTGGAGTTGGTGCCCGAGCCGGCGCAGGGCGACCGTGTGGTCGACAACCAGGGCGCCCGGATCTTCCTGGACGAGGATGCCGCCGAGCTGCTCGGCGACGCGTCGGTGGACGCCACCGTCGACGACGAGGGCATCATCCAGTTCGGCTTCACCGAGAGGCAGTAG
- a CDS encoding beta family protein: protein MVPAHGSRAAEPVYRPILACRRGELDALSHLDSTAAALVAPILEIGTIDRSTMDTLRRLPPGLLPAVDVSALPDTPATELGRWDVPLMPVIGLAESDHRLAAHGAAARTHGRRALVRLRAGQDRAGPDGSTTAVERVWRCTALAPEECDLLVDAGDVCCPADVRSAEPRVRRLLDWARRHAWRSVTVAAGGMPPTLSRLPTDEPIRLDRWDWQLWQRLADVGVDYGDYGVHPAVPGTGDPGDRLPTVRYTDDGSWWVYRWARRGGRSEERFADLCRTLVSAPHWPSTGAAFSWGDHELLRRARRGAGAGSAANWAAWSTSHHLAYVLATLSRPVAGLDDAGADEDALRPDDDIAPSWRPRPGPPQRGRTPR, encoded by the coding sequence ATGGTGCCCGCCCACGGGAGCCGGGCGGCGGAACCGGTCTACCGCCCCATTCTCGCCTGCCGACGAGGCGAGCTGGACGCTCTGAGCCACCTCGACTCCACAGCCGCCGCACTGGTCGCCCCGATCCTGGAGATCGGCACGATCGACAGGTCCACCATGGACACTCTCCGCCGGCTACCGCCCGGACTCCTGCCGGCCGTCGACGTCAGCGCGCTGCCCGACACCCCTGCGACAGAACTGGGCCGTTGGGACGTACCGCTGATGCCGGTGATCGGGCTCGCGGAGAGCGACCACCGGCTGGCCGCGCACGGCGCGGCGGCGCGGACGCACGGCCGGCGGGCGCTGGTCCGCCTGCGGGCCGGTCAGGACCGGGCCGGGCCGGACGGGAGCACGACCGCCGTGGAACGGGTCTGGCGGTGCACCGCTCTCGCCCCCGAGGAGTGCGACCTGCTGGTGGACGCGGGAGACGTGTGCTGCCCGGCGGATGTGCGGTCAGCCGAGCCTCGGGTGCGTCGCCTGCTGGACTGGGCGCGCCGGCACGCCTGGCGGTCCGTGACGGTGGCAGCGGGCGGGATGCCACCGACGTTGTCCCGGCTGCCCACCGACGAGCCAATCCGGCTCGACCGCTGGGACTGGCAGCTCTGGCAACGGCTGGCCGACGTCGGTGTCGACTACGGCGACTACGGGGTACACCCGGCCGTGCCCGGCACCGGCGACCCCGGTGACCGGCTGCCGACGGTGCGATACACCGACGACGGCAGCTGGTGGGTCTACCGCTGGGCGCGGCGAGGTGGCCGCAGCGAGGAACGGTTCGCCGACCTGTGCCGCACGCTGGTGTCCGCGCCGCACTGGCCAAGCACCGGCGCGGCCTTCTCCTGGGGCGACCACGAGCTGCTGCGCCGGGCCCGTCGGGGCGCCGGCGCCGGCTCGGCCGCCAACTGGGCGGCGTGGAGCACCTCCCACCACCTGGCGTACGTGCTCGCGACGCTGTCGCGCCCGGTTGCCGGCCTTGACGATGCCGGAGCTGACGAAGACGCCCTCCGCCCGGACGACGACATCGCGCCGAGCTGGCGCCCCCGGCCGGGTCCGCCGCAGCGGGGGCGAACGCCTCGGTGA
- a CDS encoding sulfotransferase domain-containing protein has product MPTPAHRYRSDDEDSARWVGFPFRDGDIVISTRSKSGTTWMQMICALLVLGTPELPAPLNVLSPWLDWLAEPQDAVYDRLAAQPHRRFIKTHTPLDGVPLDPRVHYVVVARHPLDMAVSLYHQAGNLDRVRLAELTGQPAPTGPPRKRLPVEQWLPSWVDREVDPRTDLDSLPGVMLHLRDAWARRHEPNVELVHYDDLLADLGGEMRRLADRWGIPVAAERWPELVEAATFGRMRERADRLAPDTLGVLRDRRAFFRQGGSGQGRDLLDAAARARYQERVSALAPPDLLTWLHR; this is encoded by the coding sequence ATGCCCACGCCAGCCCATCGTTACCGCTCCGACGACGAGGACAGCGCCCGGTGGGTCGGATTTCCCTTCCGCGACGGCGACATCGTGATCAGCACCCGCTCCAAGAGCGGCACGACCTGGATGCAGATGATCTGCGCGCTGCTGGTGCTGGGCACCCCGGAGCTGCCGGCGCCGCTGAACGTGCTGTCGCCGTGGCTGGACTGGTTGGCCGAGCCGCAGGACGCGGTGTACGACCGGTTGGCCGCGCAGCCGCACCGGCGGTTCATCAAGACGCACACCCCCCTGGACGGGGTGCCGCTCGACCCCCGGGTGCACTACGTGGTGGTGGCCCGGCATCCGCTGGACATGGCCGTCTCCCTCTACCACCAGGCCGGCAACCTCGACCGGGTACGCCTCGCCGAGCTGACCGGCCAGCCCGCCCCGACCGGGCCGCCGAGAAAGCGCCTTCCGGTGGAGCAGTGGTTGCCGAGCTGGGTCGACCGGGAGGTGGATCCGCGTACCGACCTGGACTCGTTGCCCGGGGTGATGCTGCACCTGCGTGACGCCTGGGCCCGTCGACACGAGCCGAACGTCGAGTTGGTGCACTACGACGATCTGCTGGCCGACCTGGGTGGTGAGATGCGGCGGCTCGCCGACCGGTGGGGCATCCCGGTCGCCGCCGAGCGTTGGCCGGAGCTGGTCGAGGCGGCCACCTTCGGGCGGATGCGGGAGCGCGCCGACCGGCTCGCCCCGGACACGCTCGGCGTGCTGCGCGACCGCCGTGCCTTCTTCCGCCAGGGCGGCTCGGGCCAGGGGCGCGACCTGCTGGACGCGGCCGCGCGGGCCCGCTACCAGGAGCGGGTCTCGGCGCTGGCCCCACCCGACCTGCTCACCTGGCTGCACCGCTAG
- a CDS encoding cupin domain-containing protein translates to MEHFTIATVAEKSPDFRRVLWTGEHTQLVIMTIPAGGEIGEEVHEDIDQILTFVSGIGEARVAGAKRKVVAGDLVVVPAGTKHNFVNTGPNPLVLYTVYGPPEHADQAVHKTKEEADAAEAAGKDEPPTA, encoded by the coding sequence ATGGAACATTTCACGATCGCAACCGTCGCCGAGAAGAGCCCGGATTTCCGGCGGGTGCTGTGGACCGGTGAGCACACCCAGTTGGTCATCATGACCATCCCCGCCGGTGGGGAGATCGGCGAGGAGGTGCACGAGGACATCGACCAGATCCTGACCTTCGTCAGTGGCATCGGTGAGGCTCGCGTTGCCGGCGCCAAGCGGAAGGTCGTCGCGGGGGACCTGGTCGTCGTGCCGGCGGGCACCAAGCACAACTTCGTCAACACCGGCCCCAACCCGCTGGTGCTGTACACGGTCTACGGTCCGCCGGAGCACGCCGACCAGGCCGTGCACAAGACCAAGGAGGAGGCCGACGCGGCCGAGGCGGCGGGCAAGGACGAGCCACCGACCGCCTGA
- a CDS encoding glycoside hydrolase family 15 protein: MEQQPAISDYGFLSDSRSGALVGKDGSIDWWCPHRFDGASVFGRLLDPRAGHFKLAPVGVGGPRFRVERAYRPDTLVLRTVHHTPHGSVAVTDALAAEIGARAHELGRNSPAVLIRVVEGLSGRVRMGLDFAPRPEYGLLTPYLHEQADGGVLARAGPVVLVLRANGLQLRAGRDRVTHEFEVSAGQVVGMDVAFGEVYGDPPVRMDPVAMLAETTRAWEAYRETHGYSGRYPELVRRSATVLTGLTYARSGAVAAALTTSLPEQIGGDRNYDYRYSWLRDFSLTMRALWVAACPDEASRLFAWATRSIGRIGDEPVPVLFGVEGERDLSEHHCHQLSGYRDSRPVRIGNDAWRQRQLDVPGEVVSAVWRLRDYLGATFEEELREMVLGLTEQVAATWHLPDRGIWETRDEERHYLSSKVSCWLTMDRAVGLADRLGDRADPGRWARVRDEIHDTVLREGWNDRIGAFTGAFGSAELDASVLALPVTHFLPATDPRMRSTIAMVERELGTEEGLLRRWTTDPAGFLLCSFWLVECLVMAGESKRAEALFERVVGYANDVGLFSEQIDLATGAQLGNIPQALSHIGLINAAWRLTKPDSY; the protein is encoded by the coding sequence GTGGAGCAGCAGCCGGCGATCTCCGACTACGGGTTCCTCTCGGACTCCCGTTCGGGTGCCCTGGTCGGCAAGGACGGCTCGATCGACTGGTGGTGCCCGCACCGCTTCGACGGAGCTTCCGTGTTCGGGCGGCTGCTCGACCCGCGCGCCGGGCACTTCAAGCTGGCGCCGGTCGGCGTCGGCGGCCCGAGGTTCCGGGTGGAACGCGCGTACCGGCCGGACACGTTGGTGCTGCGGACGGTGCACCACACGCCGCACGGCAGCGTGGCGGTCACCGATGCCCTGGCCGCCGAGATCGGCGCCCGCGCCCACGAGCTGGGCAGAAACTCACCCGCCGTGCTGATCCGGGTGGTGGAAGGGCTGTCCGGCCGCGTCCGGATGGGCCTGGACTTCGCACCCCGCCCGGAGTACGGCCTGCTCACGCCGTACCTGCATGAGCAGGCCGACGGTGGGGTGCTGGCCCGCGCGGGCCCGGTGGTGCTGGTGTTGCGCGCCAACGGGCTGCAGCTGCGGGCGGGCCGCGACCGGGTGACCCACGAGTTCGAGGTGTCCGCCGGCCAGGTGGTCGGGATGGACGTGGCCTTCGGCGAGGTCTACGGCGATCCGCCGGTCCGGATGGACCCGGTGGCGATGCTCGCCGAGACCACGCGGGCGTGGGAGGCGTACCGGGAGACGCACGGGTACTCCGGTCGGTATCCCGAGCTGGTGCGGCGCAGCGCGACAGTGCTGACCGGCCTCACGTACGCCCGCAGTGGCGCGGTCGCCGCCGCGCTGACCACGTCGTTGCCGGAGCAGATCGGCGGCGACCGGAACTACGACTACCGCTACTCCTGGCTGCGGGACTTCTCGTTGACGATGCGCGCCCTCTGGGTGGCGGCCTGCCCCGACGAGGCGTCCCGGCTGTTCGCCTGGGCGACCCGCTCGATCGGCCGGATCGGCGACGAACCGGTGCCGGTGCTCTTCGGCGTGGAGGGCGAGCGCGACCTTTCCGAGCACCACTGTCACCAGCTGAGCGGATACCGCGACAGCAGGCCGGTCCGCATCGGCAACGACGCCTGGCGGCAGCGGCAGCTGGACGTGCCGGGGGAGGTCGTGTCGGCGGTGTGGCGGCTGCGCGACTATCTCGGCGCGACGTTCGAGGAGGAGTTGCGGGAGATGGTGCTCGGGCTGACCGAGCAGGTGGCGGCGACGTGGCACCTGCCGGACCGGGGCATCTGGGAGACCCGGGACGAGGAGCGGCACTACCTTTCGTCGAAGGTGTCCTGCTGGCTGACGATGGACCGGGCGGTGGGGCTCGCCGACCGGCTCGGAGATCGGGCCGATCCTGGTCGTTGGGCCCGTGTGCGCGACGAGATCCACGACACCGTGCTGCGCGAGGGGTGGAACGACCGGATCGGGGCGTTCACCGGCGCGTTCGGGTCGGCGGAGCTGGACGCCTCGGTGCTCGCCCTGCCGGTGACGCACTTCCTGCCGGCCACCGACCCGCGGATGCGCTCGACCATCGCGATGGTCGAGCGGGAGTTGGGCACCGAGGAGGGCCTGCTGCGGCGGTGGACGACGGACCCGGCTGGGTTCCTGCTGTGCTCGTTCTGGCTGGTGGAGTGTCTGGTGATGGCGGGTGAGTCGAAGCGGGCCGAGGCGCTGTTCGAGCGGGTGGTCGGGTACGCCAACGACGTGGGCCTGTTCAGCGAGCAGATCGATCTGGCCACCGGTGCGCAGCTCGGCAACATCCCGCAGGCGCTCTCGCACATCGGGCTGATCAATGCGGCGTGGCGGTTGACCAAGCCGGACAGTTACTGA
- a CDS encoding pectate lyase, whose product MQKRRLSGRRPLLLAVGAGVTAAALTAGMTSAFAATVFSDDFNDGNTSGWSKSGGTWTVDGSGVLNQSNAGSELARQFAGQTSWTDYSVQARVRPASFGSSSALVGLAARSTSSTKMYRLALLGSGRAELQAVNGSSVTAIGSAALGVGTGTWYTLRIETSGSTIRGFVNGTQIASGSNSLTGAGRIGLVTAYASGGFDDVTVDSSGGGTPTTPPPTTTPPPTTPPPTTTPPPAGWPTPTGSQKVDATIAVSGTFDGGLKRYYGIGDGGQSESQDPMFELAAGATLRNVIIGAPAGDGVHCEGNCTLINVWWEDVGEDAATFRGGTTYTVDGGGARSASDKVFQHNGSGTVYIKNFRVENAGKLYRACGNCSTSYQRHVVIDNVIVRDTDAIAGINTNWGDTARFSRITIIGDPDRETSICVKYKGVPKGSEPTEIGEGADGVNCLYSPSDITYQ is encoded by the coding sequence GTGCAGAAGAGACGACTCTCCGGCCGCCGACCACTACTCCTGGCGGTGGGCGCCGGCGTGACCGCGGCAGCCCTCACCGCCGGCATGACCTCGGCCTTCGCGGCCACCGTCTTCAGTGACGACTTCAACGACGGCAACACCTCCGGCTGGTCCAAGTCGGGCGGCACCTGGACGGTCGACGGCTCAGGCGTGCTCAACCAGTCCAACGCCGGCAGTGAGCTGGCCCGGCAGTTCGCCGGCCAGACCAGTTGGACCGACTACTCCGTGCAGGCCCGGGTCAGGCCGGCGAGCTTCGGCTCCTCCAGCGCCCTGGTCGGCCTGGCCGCGCGGTCCACCAGCAGCACCAAGATGTACCGGCTGGCCCTGCTAGGCTCCGGTCGGGCCGAGCTCCAGGCGGTCAACGGCAGCAGCGTCACCGCGATCGGCTCGGCGGCGCTGGGCGTCGGCACCGGCACCTGGTACACCCTGCGCATCGAGACCAGCGGCAGCACCATCCGGGGCTTCGTCAACGGCACGCAGATCGCCTCCGGCAGCAACAGCCTTACCGGCGCGGGCCGCATCGGCCTGGTCACCGCGTACGCCAGTGGCGGCTTCGACGACGTGACTGTCGACTCGTCCGGTGGCGGCACCCCGACCACGCCGCCACCGACCACCACGCCGCCGCCGACCACTCCGCCACCGACCACCACTCCGCCGCCGGCTGGCTGGCCGACGCCGACCGGCAGCCAGAAGGTCGACGCCACGATCGCCGTCTCCGGCACGTTCGACGGCGGGCTCAAGCGCTACTACGGCATCGGCGACGGCGGGCAGAGCGAGAGCCAGGACCCGATGTTCGAGCTGGCCGCCGGCGCCACCCTCCGCAACGTGATCATCGGTGCGCCGGCCGGCGACGGCGTGCACTGCGAGGGCAACTGCACCCTGATCAACGTCTGGTGGGAGGACGTCGGCGAGGACGCGGCCACCTTCCGGGGCGGCACCACGTACACGGTCGACGGCGGCGGCGCCCGTTCGGCCAGCGACAAGGTCTTCCAGCACAACGGCTCGGGCACCGTCTACATCAAGAACTTCCGGGTGGAGAACGCCGGGAAGCTCTACCGGGCCTGCGGCAACTGCTCGACGTCGTACCAGCGGCACGTGGTGATCGACAACGTGATCGTCCGGGACACCGACGCGATCGCCGGCATCAACACCAACTGGGGTGACACCGCCCGGTTCAGCCGGATCACCATCATCGGCGACCCGGACCGGGAGACCTCCATCTGCGTCAAGTACAAGGGTGTGCCGAAGGGCAGCGAGCCGACCGAGATCGGCGAGGGCGCCGACGGCGTCAACTGCCTCTACTCACCCTCGGACATCACCTACCAGTAG
- a CDS encoding threonine synthase, whose amino-acid sequence MYLTHLDCPRCGKEHAAEVLQNLCECGSPLLARYDLPAVAKAVTPERFPLRPADLWRYRELLPVADPRHVTTLGEGWTPLLRTPAYGAEIGITDLMVKDEGLIPTGSFKARGAAVGVSRARELGVERIAMPTNGNAGSAWATYAARAGMGATIVMPLDAPSICRRECVAAGADLRLVDGLISDAGRRVAELIAASNGSIFDAGTLREPYRLEGKKTMGYEIVEQLGWQTPDVIIYPTGGGVGLIGIHKALHELRELGWIGDKLPRLVAVQSTGCAPIVRAFAAGEDRAQPWVDAHTVAFGITVPTPLGDELILAALRESSGTAVAVDDAEILADLRDFAAREGLLLCPEGAACLTAARHLRAGGWIRAGERVVVLNTGAGLKYPDTVDVSGVPLMG is encoded by the coding sequence GTGTACCTGACCCACCTGGACTGCCCGCGCTGCGGCAAGGAGCACGCCGCCGAGGTGTTGCAGAACCTCTGCGAGTGCGGTTCCCCGCTGCTCGCCCGCTACGACCTGCCTGCGGTGGCGAAGGCGGTCACCCCGGAACGGTTTCCGCTGCGCCCGGCCGACCTGTGGCGCTACCGGGAGCTGCTGCCGGTCGCCGACCCGCGGCACGTCACGACGCTCGGCGAGGGCTGGACGCCGCTGCTGCGCACCCCGGCGTACGGCGCCGAGATCGGCATCACGGACCTGATGGTCAAGGACGAGGGGTTGATCCCGACCGGCTCGTTCAAGGCGCGCGGGGCGGCGGTCGGGGTGAGCCGGGCCCGTGAGCTGGGCGTCGAGCGGATCGCGATGCCCACCAACGGCAACGCCGGGTCGGCCTGGGCCACGTACGCCGCGCGGGCCGGAATGGGCGCGACCATCGTCATGCCGCTGGACGCTCCGAGCATCTGCCGTCGCGAGTGCGTCGCCGCCGGCGCCGATCTGCGCCTGGTGGACGGGCTGATCAGCGACGCCGGTCGGCGGGTCGCCGAGCTGATCGCCGCGTCCAACGGGTCGATCTTCGACGCCGGCACGCTGCGCGAGCCCTACCGGCTCGAGGGCAAGAAGACGATGGGGTACGAGATCGTCGAGCAGCTCGGCTGGCAGACGCCGGACGTGATCATCTACCCGACGGGCGGCGGTGTCGGCCTGATCGGCATCCACAAGGCGCTGCACGAGCTGCGCGAGCTGGGCTGGATCGGCGACAAGCTGCCCCGGCTGGTGGCGGTGCAGTCGACGGGCTGCGCGCCGATCGTGCGGGCGTTCGCCGCCGGTGAGGATCGGGCGCAGCCGTGGGTGGACGCGCACACTGTGGCGTTCGGCATCACCGTGCCGACGCCGCTCGGTGACGAGCTGATCCTGGCGGCGCTGCGAGAGTCTTCCGGCACGGCCGTCGCCGTCGACGACGCGGAGATCCTTGCCGACCTTCGGGACTTCGCCGCTCGGGAGGGGCTGCTGCTCTGCCCGGAGGGGGCGGCCTGTCTGACCGCGGCCCGACACCTGCGCGCCGGTGGGTGGATCCGGGCCGGCGAACGGGTGGTGGTGCTCAACACCGGCGCCGGGTTGAAGTATCCGGACACCGTGGACGTGTCCGGCGTACCCCTGATGGGTTGA
- a CDS encoding DNA polymerase ligase N-terminal domain-containing protein has translation MTDRLEEYRRRRDAARTPEPVPEQSPTAAGTDTGRFVIQQHHARSLHWDLRLEHEGVLASWAVPRGLPRDPGRNHLAVHTEDHPMEYLDFSGEIPAGEYGGGRMLIHDRGTYRCEKWRDDEVIVTLSGDRTAGRYVLFATGGRDWMVRRTDAAPPGWTPMPDLVRPMHATPAARLPRDRAAWGYELRWDGVRAMAYVSGGRLRLLSETDEDITGGYPWLRAMAEALAPTEAVLDGVLVRIDGAGRVRPVRQSTGSRVPAGAQYLIVDLLWLEGVSSVDVPYAQRRELLDGLALAGAHWQTPPWFPGAGDEALRAGQEQELPGVVAKRLDSVYEPGRRSRRWLSVDAV, from the coding sequence GTGACCGACCGGCTGGAGGAGTACCGGCGACGACGGGACGCGGCCCGTACGCCGGAGCCGGTGCCGGAGCAGAGCCCCACGGCGGCCGGCACCGACACCGGCCGCTTCGTCATCCAGCAGCACCACGCCCGCAGCCTGCACTGGGACCTGCGCCTGGAGCACGAGGGGGTGCTGGCCTCCTGGGCGGTGCCGCGTGGCCTCCCCCGCGACCCGGGCCGCAACCACCTCGCCGTGCACACCGAGGATCACCCGATGGAGTACCTCGACTTCTCCGGCGAGATCCCGGCGGGCGAGTACGGCGGGGGCCGGATGCTGATCCACGACCGGGGCACCTACCGGTGCGAGAAGTGGCGCGACGACGAGGTGATCGTGACGCTCTCCGGTGACCGGACCGCCGGTCGCTACGTCCTGTTCGCCACCGGCGGCCGGGACTGGATGGTCCGACGTACCGACGCGGCGCCGCCGGGTTGGACACCGATGCCCGACCTGGTCCGCCCGATGCACGCCACGCCGGCCGCCAGGCTTCCCCGCGACCGCGCCGCCTGGGGGTACGAGCTGCGCTGGGACGGGGTCCGGGCGATGGCGTACGTCTCCGGCGGGCGGCTGCGGTTGCTCTCCGAGACCGACGAGGACATCACCGGCGGCTATCCGTGGCTGCGGGCGATGGCCGAGGCGCTCGCGCCCACCGAGGCGGTGCTCGATGGTGTGCTGGTGCGCATCGACGGTGCCGGCCGGGTGCGTCCGGTCCGTCAGAGCACGGGCAGCCGGGTTCCCGCAGGCGCGCAGTACCTGATCGTCGACCTGCTCTGGCTGGAGGGCGTCAGCAGCGTCGACGTGCCGTACGCGCAACGCCGGGAGCTGCTCGATGGGCTGGCCCTGGCCGGTGCGCACTGGCAGACTCCGCCGTGGTTCCCCGGCGCGGGCGACGAGGCCCTGCGCGCCGGGCAGGAGCAGGAGCTGCCGGGCGTGGTCGCCAAGCGGCTGGACTCGGTCTACGAGCCGGGGCGGCGCAGTCGACGCTGGCTGAGCGTCGACGCGGTGTGA
- a CDS encoding aldo/keto reductase, whose translation MDHTDQPTALLPGDVRMPLLGFGTWQATGQAGYDAVLAALDTGYRHLDTATMYGNEREVGRAVRESGLRREDVFITTKLPPDRVGRERATLEASLEALGVDQVDLWLIHWPPSSAADSIPLWRELLAARDENLVRAVGVSNYSTAEIDELIQSTEENPAVNQIRWSPSLYDRQRHAEHRDRGVVLEGYSPFKTSDLSDPVLTRIAGAHGVSPAQVVLRWHIDHEIVVIPKSVTPERITANFDVFHFSLTAEEMRDIDALGEV comes from the coding sequence ATGGACCACACCGACCAGCCCACCGCCCTGCTCCCCGGTGACGTGCGGATGCCCCTGCTCGGCTTCGGCACCTGGCAGGCCACCGGCCAGGCGGGCTACGACGCCGTGCTGGCCGCGCTCGACACCGGGTACCGGCACCTCGACACCGCCACCATGTACGGCAACGAGCGCGAGGTCGGCCGGGCGGTGCGCGAGAGCGGGCTGCGCCGGGAGGACGTCTTCATCACCACCAAGCTCCCGCCGGACCGGGTGGGCCGGGAGCGCGCGACGTTGGAGGCCAGCCTGGAGGCGCTCGGGGTCGACCAGGTGGACCTCTGGTTGATCCACTGGCCGCCGTCGTCGGCCGCGGACAGCATCCCGCTGTGGCGGGAGCTGCTCGCCGCCCGGGACGAGAACCTCGTCCGGGCGGTCGGGGTGAGCAACTACAGCACCGCGGAGATCGACGAGCTGATCCAGTCCACCGAGGAGAACCCGGCGGTCAACCAGATCCGGTGGAGCCCGTCGCTGTACGACCGGCAGCGGCACGCCGAGCACCGGGACCGGGGCGTGGTGCTGGAGGGCTACAGCCCGTTCAAGACCAGCGACCTGAGCGACCCGGTGCTGACCAGGATCGCCGGCGCGCACGGTGTCTCCCCGGCGCAGGTGGTGCTGCGCTGGCACATCGACCACGAGATCGTGGTGATCCCGAAGTCGGTGACCCCGGAGCGGATCACCGCGAACTTCGACGTCTTCCACTTTTCTCTGACGGCGGAGGAGATGCGCGACATCGACGCGCTCGGCGAGGTCTGA